From the genome of Fusarium oxysporum f. sp. lycopersici 4287 chromosome 3, whole genome shotgun sequence, one region includes:
- a CDS encoding hypothetical protein (At least one base has a quality score < 10), translating into MQAPPQALPPQALSLSTSSKHFLKHFLKHLLKHFLKHLPQALPQALPSQYKEWKKKALEDLKSRFCAGEEAITHGEQTAKNLYSHLVGASHPNTDESQGDIEIRFCTSDEDCEKAVIDSKVPIIAENQQPLQWKSDELPIKETFDQWRHDEDLMVYVQPSSRPRLKESYEKRTIREVAEKFLTDGTPKDPWNLLDCRCPFPNVHPKFLVSYHCRLLHFIQDGSLKNKSAQRDAASTVEVWQYKMFEKGMLIGQAGANSDFHIDSNGWGTWITVQQGKLGFLFMANFSKEDREAWRKDRGYNNGKVRY; encoded by the exons ATGCAAG CACCTCCTCAAGcacttcctcctcaagcACTTTCTCTAAGCACTTCCTCAAAGCACTTCCTCAAGCACTTCCTCAAGCACCTCCTCAAGCACTTCCTCAAGCACCTTCCTCAAGCACTTCCTCAAGCACTTCCTTCAC AATATAAAGAATGGAAAAAGAAGGCTCTGGAAGATCTCAAGAGCAGATTCTGCGCTGGCGAAGAAGCAATCACCCATGGTGAACAAACTGCCAAGAATCTTTATTCTCATCTGGTTGGCGCTTCACACCCCAACACAGATGAAAGCCAAGGCGATATAGAAATCCGTTTTTGCACCAGCGATGAGGATTGCGAAAAGGCTGTGATCGATAGCAAGGTTCCAATCATCGCTGAAAAtcagcagcctcttcaatGGAAATCAGACGAACTACCTATCAAAGAAACATTCGATCAGTggagacatgatgaagatctcATGGTATATGTGCAGCCCTCAAGCCGTCCCAGACTAAAAGAATCCTACGAAAAGCGCACGATAAGGGAGGTCGCTGAGAAATTTCTAACTGACGGGACGCCCAAGGACCCATGGAATTTGCTAGATTGTCGATGCCCGTTCCCAAACGTTCACCCGAAGTTCCTAGTATCCTATCACTGTCGATTGCTTCATTTCATTCAAGATGGTAGCCTTAAAAACAAATCCGCTCAAAGAGACGCTGCATCAACGGTTGAGGTGTGGCAGTATAAAATGTTTGAGAAAGGCATGCTTATAGGCCAGGCGGGGGCGAATTCCGACTTTCATATTGACAGCAACGGTTGGGGCACCTGGATCACAGTTCAGCAAGGGAAGTTGGGATTTTTGTTCATGGCTAATTTCTCGAAGGAAGACAGAGAGGCTTGGAGAAAGGACCGTGGGTATAATAACGGCAAAGTTCG ATACTAA
- a CDS encoding amidase (At least one base has a quality score < 10): MPHIFWVLAVFLAVAGPVIWLWSYNEAIPSLSGRVEPWRLTASVALGKIQADKMSVQEYAESLLERIKARDEVVKAWAYLDEKRVIQEARLLDETPKKNRGPLHGLPIAVKDVIYTKDTPTQFNSPLYDGHFPKTDAASVRILRHAGALIFGKTTTTEFAAIHVGPKTRNPHDLLRTPGGSSSGSGAAIADFQISMALGIQTGGSLIRPASFNGIYGFKPTWNPVSREGRKIYALMYDTLGWYGRCVGDLVLLADIFGLQDDKDEEHAFQGIEGARFAICKTSIWPIAGPGTQDALARAADLLRSHGAEVHELELPSVFDDVPEWYRIGLHTEGRTSSLPEYRVGKDQIGQVLIEHVENSDNFTRKTQLMASDNLAAARPSYPGLECTGLRG; this comes from the exons ATGCCGCATATTTTTTGGGTCCTGGCCGTCTTCCTGGCTGTAGCAGGCCCTGTAATTTGGCTGTGGTCATACAATGAAGCAATCCCTTCTCTAAGCGGTCGTGTCGAGCCATGGAGACTCACGGCTTCTGTAGCTCTTGGGAAGATCCAGGCTGATAAGATGTCAGTTCAAGAGTATGCTGAGTCTTTACTGGAGAGGATCAAGGCTCGCGACGAAGTCGTCAAAGCTTGGGCGTATCTGGACGAAAAGAGGGTCATACAGGAAGCAAGACTCCTAGATGAGACCCCCAAGAAGAATAGAGGGCCTCTTCATGGACTTCCAATCGCTGTGAAGGATGTCATTTACACGAAAG ACACGCCTACTCAGTTTAACTCGCCACTTTATGATGGACATTTCCCCAAGACAGATGCTGCTTCTGTACGAATCCTTCGTCATGCTGGTGCCCTCATCTTCG GCAAAACAACTACCACCGAATTCGCTGCCATCCATGTCGGCCCCAAGACTCGTAACCCCCATGACCTCCTACGAACGCCGGGTGGATCATCCAGCGGGTCTGGCGCTGCTATCGCTGATTTCCAGATCTCTATGGCCCTTGGCATACAAACAGGCGGGTCCTTGATTCGCCCAGCTTCGTTCAATGGGATATACGGTTTCAAACCAACGTGGAACCCCGTCTCTCGCGAGGGTCGGAAAATATACGCTCTGATGTACGACACTCTTGGATGGTATGGGCGGTGTGTTGGCGACCTCGTCCTTCTGGCCGACATCTTCGGGCTCCAGGATGACAAGGATGAAGAGCATGCTTTCCAAGGCATCGAAGGCGCACGTTTCGCGATTTGCAAGACGAGCATCTGGCCCATTGCTGGTCCTGGAACACAAGACGCTCTCGCCCGCGCTGCAGATCTTCTCAGATCCCATGGTGCAGAAGTAcatgagcttgagcttccttCGGTATTCGATGATGTGCCAGAGTGGTATCGCATTGGGCTTCACACCGAGGGCCGTACTTCATCCCTACCTGAATACAGAGTTGGAAAAGACCAAATCGGCCAAGTCTTGATCGAGCATGTCGAGAACTCGGATAATTTCACTCGCAAGACGCAGCTGATGGCTAGCGACAACTTGGCCGCCGCGAGGCCTTCATACCCCGGTCTTGAATGTACCGGGCTTCGAGGGTGA
- a CDS encoding hypothetical protein (At least one base has a quality score < 10), with amino-acid sequence MPITQKELKQLLAAPALEAPNGVTPEFENPPNGNILAYRITTFCMVLTTLCVIIRLYGRWLLEPRELTTIPSPAFMICAYGAFCGAIFAAYAFINSPGSYVHTWNLRRSDLVEPFRLILVYRCCYSAALPCIKSAILVDWCQVFATQRDRKNVFWVVSIALIVLQCAWGVIYIVLLNLQCNPHHGIWEFWVCEERYKLSDIMLASPIIQLVTDVIIAMLPQTKIWGLQMSWQRRTIVAIFFGVSAIACIAASFVLYYTVTFTKEEDTMWNIGPLRSWSDLEMTCGFFILSATRIRKMVAKSRLFVTVKNFLDMTIKSRDPPNENFGPQFVFNPHDKLNQTSDNSSQLHKHGVSMDNLTSGSQEQLRPGEQV; translated from the exons ATGCCTATAACACAGAAAGAACTCAAACAGCTGCTAGCAGCTCCTGCTCTTGAGGCACCGAATGGAGTTACGCCGGAGTTTGAAAACCCCCCGAACGGTAATATCCTTGCGTATAGGATCACAACTTTCTGCATGGTGCTTACAACCCTCTGTGTCATTATTCGACTGTATGGCAGATGGTTGCTGGAGC CACGAGAGCTAACAACAATACCGTCTCCAGCCTTTATGATCTGTGCCTAT GGAGCTTTTTGTGGTGCTATCTTTGCTGCATACGCATTCATAAACAGTCCTGGCTCCTACGTGCATACATGGAATCTACGAAGGAGTGATCTCGTCGAGCCCTTTCGA CTTATCCTCGTCTACAGATGCTGCTATTCCGCCGCTCTTCCATGCATCAAGTCCGCCATTCTGGTCGACTGGTGTCAAGTCTTTGCAACTCAAAGAGATAGAAAAAATGTCTTCTGGGTGGTAAGCATAGCTCTCATTGTCCTCCAGTGTGCCTGGGGAGTTATCTATATCGTACTTCTCAACCTACAATGCAACCCTCACCATGGCATATGGGAATTTTGGGTGTGTGAAGAGCGTTACAAACTTTCCGATATCATGCTGGCATCACCGATCATCCAACTAGTCACCGATGTCATCATAGCAATGCTCCCTCAGACAAAAATTTGGGGTTTGCAGATGAGCTGGCAGCGAAGAACTATTGTAGCTATCTTTTTCGGTGTCAGTGCCAT TGCCTGTATCGCCGCAAGCTTTGTTTTGTACTACACTGTCACCTTtaccaaggaagaagacacCATGTGGAATATTGGACCTTTGCGATCCTGGTCCGATTTGGAGATGACATGCGGTTTTTTCATTCTCTCAGCGACCCGCATCCGTAAAATGGTTGCCAAAAGCAGGCTTTTTGTAACAGTTAAAAACTTTCTCGACATGACTATCAAATCTCGAGACCCTCCGAATGAGAACTTCGGTCCTCAATTCGTTTTTAACCCACACGACAAACTTAATCAGACCTCAGACAACTCCTCCCAGCTCCATAAACATGGTGTTTCAATGGACAACCTAACTTCGGGCTCACAGGAGCAACTGCGGCCAGGAGAGCAGGTATGA